The following proteins come from a genomic window of Montipora capricornis isolate CH-2021 chromosome 9, ASM3666992v2, whole genome shotgun sequence:
- the LOC138016973 gene encoding QRFP-like peptide receptor — MNSSSNISDPKHVACIYFSAFVTTTMGIISIAAFIGNTLVITAVCKTPRLRTSTNYYYVNMAVSDLICSITTWPLYLTDEIITSTGGVIQGPLATIGCQIGVYSRMVSHSVSILSLVAISISRFIAIVLPLKANLLTSKLRVALVAAIWVLSLAYYVPDILFSRVEKVGQVTSCIFTWVGLGVLIYDLISIVIFHVAPVVTIIAIYFACFTQQNETAIREKS, encoded by the coding sequence ATGAACAGCTCATCTAACATCAGTGATCCCAAGCACGTGGCCTGCATCTATTTTTCAGCATTTGTCACCACAACTATGGGCATCATAAGCATTGCTGCGTTTATCGGCAATACTCTGGTGATAACAGCAGTGTGCAAGACTCCGAGACTCAGAACAAGCACTAACTATTATTACGTCAATATGGCGGTCTCCGATTTGATATGCAGTATAACCACCTGGCCCTTGTACCTCACAGATGAGATAATAACAAGTACAGGAGGTGTCATACAAGGTCCTCTGGCAACCATCGGGTGTCAAATTGGAGTTTATAGCCGAATGGTCTCACACTCGGTTTCCATTCTAAGCTTAGTGGCAATTTCTATCAGTAGATTCATAGCTATTGTATTACCTTTAAAAGCAAATCTGCTGACTTCAAAATTAAGGGTTGCTTTGGTGGCTGCCATATGGGTGTTGTCATTAGCATATTATGTTCCTGATATTCTCTTTTCAAGAGTTGAAAAAGTAGGTCAGGTAACCTCTTGCATATTCACCTGGGTAGGATTGGGTGTGTTAATCTACGACTTGATAAGTATCGTCATTTTTCATGTTGCACCAGTTGTAACGATAATCGCGATTTATTTTGCGTGTTTTACACAGCAGAATGAAACCGCAATACGTGAGAAAAGCTAG
- the LOC138017466 gene encoding uncharacterized protein, translating to MEWSDGHDVMLCREILYEDPFQFKKGSPDRGEVWSKIVRALNSCTELKFNVKQRSDRERFTLLQVKYKETNRKDEAGSGTSRQVSELDQLLEDITEKEKDSEESGNVVNAKKDDQDREKAENIRKTGMERVGQTKKRQEEGDETVSTKRRRRSGDETIGYLREKSETERKVQEQEIELKKAQVALQQQQAAQSQAQMQEMMMVIQQQQQQSQNMTDKT from the coding sequence ATGGAGTGGAGTGATGGCCATGATGTGATGCTGTGCAGGGAGATACTGTACGAAGACCCTTTCCAATTTAAGAAGGGGAGTCCTGACAGGGGTGAAGTGTGGTCTAAGATAGTAAGGGCACTAAATAGCTGTACAGAGTTAAAGTTTAACGTAAAGCAGAGATCAGACAGGGAGAGGTTTACACTATTACAAGTTaagtacaaagaaacaaacagaaAGGATGAGGCAGGCAGTGGAACATCAAGGCAAGTGTCAGAATTAGACCAGTTATTGGAAGACATCACTGAGAAAGAGAAAGATAGTGAAGAGAGTGGGAATGTTGTTAATGCTAAGAAAGATGACCAAGACAGGGAAAAGGCAGAAAACATCAGAAAGACTGGCATGGAAAGGGTAGGCCAGACTAAGAAAAGACAGGAAGAGGGAGACGAGACAGTGAGCACTAAGCGAAGGCGCAGAAGTGGGGATGAGACTATAGGATACCTCAGAGAAAAAAGCGAGACTGAAAGAAAGGTACAAGAACAAGAAATAGAACTAAAAAAGGCACAGGTAGCACTACAGCAACAACAGGCAGCACAAAGCCAGGCCCAGATGCAGGAGATGATGATGGTaatacaacaacagcaacagcagaGTCAAAACATGACAGACAAAACATGA
- the LOC138017468 gene encoding uncharacterized protein: MGSPVSAVLAELVMQEVEEKALETSPVRLKWWRCYVDESNTCIKRDGVEVFHSHLNSINANIQFTVEMSTITMQKKSIAFLDTNSIVNEDGKVEVAHTSKYLDFHSHSPAQNKRAVVKTLLDRAKCISSTTARRRSEERRVINDLKGNGYPENFIK, translated from the coding sequence ATGGGATCTCCAGTTAGCGCGGTTCTCGCAGAGCTTGTAATGCAAGAAGTTGAAGAAAAAGCATTAGAAACTTCGCCAGTCAGACTAAAATGGTGGCGCTGCTATGTCGACGAATCAAACACGTGCATTAAGAGGGACGGTGTTGAGGTCTTTCACAGTCACTTAAACTCGATAAATGCCAACATTCAGTTTACAGTAGAGATGTCTACAATAACCATGCAAAAGAAGAGCATAGCCTTCTTAGACACCAACAGCATTGTGAATGAAGACGGAAAGGTCGAGGTCGCACATACGAGCAAGTATTTAGATTTCCATTCACACAGCccagcgcaaaacaaaagagctGTCGTTAAGACCTTACTGGACCGCGCTAAATGTATTTCGTCTACGACTGCACGAAGACGAAGCGAAGAACGACGCGTTATTAACGACCTGAAAGGTAATGGCTATCCTGAAAACTTCATCAAGTAG